In Halogeometricum sp. S1BR25-6, a single genomic region encodes these proteins:
- a CDS encoding peroxiredoxin family protein has protein sequence MSLEGSDAPDFTLESTNGGETTLSETLEDGPTVVLVNRGHWCSFCAEQLQTFSEVSYDLWFHDNVDILPVVTDPLGPLTEMRDRYDLDLQLLADPDGEVVEEYSGTEETSHGLTGIAATYVIDEEGVVRYEQVADHPADRTQGNWVRYFIRNGYEDPFEG, from the coding sequence ATGAGTCTCGAAGGTTCTGACGCGCCCGACTTCACGCTCGAAAGCACGAACGGCGGCGAGACGACGCTCTCGGAGACGCTCGAGGACGGACCCACTGTCGTCCTCGTCAACCGCGGTCACTGGTGTAGCTTCTGTGCGGAACAGCTTCAGACGTTCTCGGAGGTGTCGTACGACCTCTGGTTCCACGACAACGTCGATATCCTCCCCGTCGTGACGGACCCCCTCGGACCGCTGACGGAGATGCGGGACCGCTACGACCTCGACCTGCAACTGCTGGCCGACCCGGACGGCGAGGTGGTCGAGGAGTACAGCGGAACGGAGGAGACGAGCCACGGCCTGACGGGCATCGCCGCCACGTACGTGATAGACGAAGAGGGCGTCGTGCGGTACGAGCAGGTCGCCGACCACCCCGCCGACCGCACGCAGGGTAACTGGGTTCGCTACTTCATCCGCAACGGCTACGAGGACCCGTTCGAGGGCTGA
- the ftsZ gene encoding cell division protein FtsZ — MQDIVREAMERDEAEKQEAADRSDDDEFGNPRIVIVGCGGAGNNTVNRLYNIGVDGAETVAINTDKQHLKMIEADTKILVGKSLTQGLGAGGDPSMGERATEMAQGTIKEVLGNADLVFVTAGMGGGTGTGAAPVVSKIAKEQGAIVVGMVSTPFNVERARTVKAEEGLEKLRNEADSIIVLDNNRLLDYVPNLPIGKAFSVMDQIIAETVKGISETITQPSLINLDYADMSTIMNQGGVAVMLVGETQDKNKTQEVVNDAMNHPLLDVDYRGASGGLVHITGGPDLTLKEAEGIANNITERLEASANVIWGARIQDEYKGKVRVMAIMTGVQSAQVLGPSTQKQADKSRQSIEGGSQFDASDDGRAQSQSQQQSRSSVNGSWQSDGGRDQSERKNGLDVIR; from the coding sequence ATGCAGGATATCGTCAGAGAGGCCATGGAGCGCGACGAGGCGGAGAAACAGGAGGCCGCGGACCGGTCGGACGACGACGAGTTCGGAAACCCCCGAATCGTCATCGTCGGCTGCGGCGGTGCCGGCAACAACACCGTCAATCGCCTCTACAACATCGGCGTCGACGGCGCCGAAACGGTGGCCATCAACACCGACAAACAGCACCTGAAGATGATAGAGGCCGACACGAAGATTCTGGTCGGCAAATCCCTCACGCAGGGGCTGGGCGCCGGCGGCGACCCCTCGATGGGCGAACGCGCCACGGAGATGGCGCAGGGCACCATCAAGGAAGTGCTCGGTAACGCGGACCTCGTGTTCGTCACGGCCGGCATGGGCGGCGGCACCGGTACCGGCGCCGCGCCCGTCGTCTCGAAGATAGCCAAAGAACAGGGCGCAATCGTCGTCGGCATGGTCTCGACCCCGTTCAACGTCGAACGCGCGCGGACGGTCAAAGCCGAGGAAGGGCTGGAGAAACTCCGCAACGAGGCGGACTCTATCATCGTCCTCGACAACAACCGCCTGCTCGACTACGTGCCCAACCTTCCCATCGGGAAGGCGTTCTCCGTGATGGACCAAATCATCGCGGAGACGGTCAAGGGCATCTCCGAGACCATCACCCAACCCTCGCTCATCAACCTCGACTACGCCGACATGTCGACTATCATGAATCAGGGCGGCGTCGCGGTGATGCTCGTCGGCGAGACTCAAGACAAGAACAAGACCCAAGAGGTGGTGAACGACGCGATGAACCACCCGCTTCTCGACGTGGACTACCGCGGGGCCTCGGGTGGCCTCGTCCACATCACGGGCGGTCCCGACCTGACGCTGAAAGAGGCCGAGGGCATCGCGAACAACATCACCGAACGGCTGGAAGCCTCCGCGAACGTCATCTGGGGCGCTCGCATCCAGGACGAGTACAAGGGGAAAGTCCGCGTCATGGCCATCATGACGGGCGTCCAGTCCGCGCAGGTGCTCGGACCGTCGACGCAGAAGCAGGCGGACAAATCCCGCCAGAGTATCGAAGGCGGTTCGCAGTTCGACGCGAGCGACGACGGACGCGCACAGTCGCAGTCCCAACAGCAAAGTCGCTCTTCGGTCAACGGGTCGTGGCAGTCGGACGGCGGCCGCGACCAGTCGGAACGCAAGAACGGTCTCGACGTCATCCGGTAG
- a CDS encoding double zinc ribbon domain-containing protein: protein MSKITFRADEELVERMEGLDTSKSEAMRDALRLYLDGAERSTESKSETRGDGAPSDAESAVDDALRARVDELVRERVDAVLTERLATGQMSAPGRAQDVNVNISVDGAAAETPANASESSSRGEVAERKTPGADPSPAAGAHEKSCEKCGEGLDADDVYCANCGEKATHRVFCECGDEVRSDWAFCPGCGRRTSAADVLDRS, encoded by the coding sequence ATGAGTAAGATAACGTTCCGCGCCGACGAGGAACTCGTCGAGCGTATGGAGGGTCTCGACACCTCCAAGAGCGAGGCGATGCGCGACGCGCTTCGCCTCTACCTCGACGGCGCGGAGCGTTCGACGGAGTCGAAGTCGGAAACAAGGGGAGACGGTGCGCCGTCGGACGCCGAGTCCGCCGTCGACGACGCGCTTCGCGCCCGCGTCGACGAACTGGTCAGAGAGCGCGTCGACGCGGTGCTGACCGAACGACTCGCGACCGGGCAGATGTCCGCCCCCGGCCGAGCGCAGGACGTAAACGTCAACATCAGCGTCGACGGGGCAGCCGCCGAAACGCCCGCAAACGCGTCCGAGAGTTCGTCTCGCGGCGAGGTGGCCGAGCGTAAGACACCGGGAGCGGACCCGTCTCCCGCGGCCGGCGCGCACGAGAAGTCGTGCGAGAAGTGCGGCGAGGGACTGGACGCCGACGACGTGTACTGTGCGAACTGCGGCGAGAAGGCGACGCACCGCGTGTTCTGCGAGTGTGGCGACGAGGTGCGTTCGGACTGGGCGTTCTGTCCGGGGTGCGGTCGTCGGACGTCCGCGGCGGACGTACTCGACCGTAGCTGA
- the ncsA gene encoding tRNA 2-thiolation protein NcsA, whose protein sequence is MECDKCGRDAVMHAGYSGAHLCENHFCASVEKRVRGRIRKDSLVPRDATPEDPNHWVIGLSGGKDSVVLTHILDETFGKDPRIEMTALTIHEGIEGYRDESVDACVELAEDIEMRHELVTYEEEFGVRMDDVAEEDPENMAPCAYCGVFRRDLLENYAAEFGADKMLTGHNLDDEAETALMNVLEGNVKQMAKHFDASLGPFEERNPTEEFVPRAKPLRDIPEKEVALYAHLKDLPAHITECPHASEAFRGEIQELMLDLEDRHPGTRHSIMSGYEEIAEMAADRYRGDGEADLGECERCGSTTARDVCRKCRLLESVRAV, encoded by the coding sequence ATGGAGTGCGACAAGTGCGGCCGGGACGCGGTGATGCACGCGGGGTACTCGGGGGCCCACCTCTGCGAGAACCACTTCTGCGCCTCGGTGGAGAAACGCGTCCGCGGCCGGATTCGGAAGGACAGTCTGGTCCCGCGCGACGCGACGCCCGAGGACCCCAACCACTGGGTCATCGGCCTCTCCGGCGGGAAGGACAGCGTCGTGCTCACCCACATCCTCGACGAGACCTTTGGGAAGGACCCCCGCATCGAGATGACGGCGCTGACCATCCACGAGGGCATCGAGGGCTACCGCGACGAGAGCGTCGACGCCTGCGTCGAACTCGCCGAGGACATCGAGATGCGCCACGAACTCGTCACCTACGAGGAGGAGTTCGGCGTCCGCATGGACGACGTGGCCGAGGAGGACCCCGAGAACATGGCCCCCTGCGCGTACTGCGGCGTCTTCCGCCGGGACCTCTTGGAGAACTACGCCGCGGAGTTCGGCGCGGACAAGATGCTCACGGGACACAACCTCGACGACGAGGCGGAGACGGCGCTGATGAACGTCCTCGAAGGGAACGTCAAGCAGATGGCGAAGCACTTTGACGCCAGTCTCGGCCCGTTCGAGGAGCGGAACCCGACCGAGGAGTTCGTCCCCCGGGCGAAACCGCTCCGAGACATCCCCGAAAAAGAGGTCGCCCTCTACGCCCACCTGAAGGACCTCCCCGCGCACATCACCGAGTGCCCGCACGCCTCCGAGGCGTTCCGCGGGGAGATTCAGGAACTCATGCTCGACTTGGAGGACCGCCACCCCGGCACCCGGCACTCTATCATGTCCGGATACGAGGAGATAGCGGAGATGGCCGCCGACCGCTACCGCGGCGACGGGGAGGCGGACCTCGGCGAGTGCGAGCGCTGCGGGTCGACGACGGCGCGGGACGTCTGCCGGAAGTGCCGACTGCTGGAGTCGGTTCGCGCCGTCTGA
- a CDS encoding aldo/keto reductase, whose translation MDKRTLGTTGFDVTEIGLGTWQLGGDWGELTDEEGREAVRAALNEGIDFLDTADVYGDGRSERLVGEVLDERDAWDEVTVATKAGRRLDPHESDGYDADNLERFVDRSREKLGVETLDLLQLHCPPWETYYRPETFEALSDLREAGKLAHYGVSVEKVEQGLKAIEYPGVESVQIIFNPFRQRPAERFLREAEKRNVGVVVRVPLASGLLAGAFDEDAEFPEEDHRNYNREGEAFDVGETFAGVPFETGVEAAEELESVVPENATMAQFTLRWILDHDAVTTIIPGSLDPDHIADNVGVSSLPSLSVDRHRRVEDVYDDSVREHVHHRW comes from the coding sequence ATGGACAAACGGACGCTCGGAACCACCGGGTTCGACGTGACGGAGATCGGACTCGGAACGTGGCAACTCGGCGGCGACTGGGGGGAACTCACCGACGAGGAGGGGCGCGAGGCCGTCCGCGCCGCCCTCAACGAAGGCATCGATTTCCTCGATACCGCCGACGTGTACGGCGACGGGCGGAGCGAACGCCTCGTCGGCGAGGTGCTCGACGAACGCGACGCGTGGGACGAGGTGACGGTGGCGACGAAGGCGGGTCGACGCCTCGACCCGCACGAGTCAGACGGCTACGACGCCGACAACCTCGAACGCTTCGTCGACCGAAGCCGCGAGAAACTCGGCGTCGAGACGCTGGACCTCCTGCAACTGCACTGCCCGCCGTGGGAGACGTACTACCGCCCGGAGACGTTCGAGGCGCTGTCGGACCTCCGCGAGGCGGGCAAACTCGCCCACTACGGCGTCAGCGTCGAGAAAGTCGAACAGGGGCTGAAAGCCATCGAGTACCCCGGCGTCGAGTCGGTACAGATCATCTTCAACCCGTTCCGCCAGCGGCCCGCCGAGCGGTTCCTGCGCGAGGCCGAGAAGCGGAACGTGGGCGTCGTCGTCCGCGTCCCCCTCGCGTCGGGCCTCCTCGCGGGCGCGTTCGACGAGGACGCGGAGTTCCCCGAGGAGGACCACCGCAACTACAACCGCGAGGGCGAGGCGTTCGACGTGGGAGAGACGTTCGCGGGCGTCCCGTTCGAGACGGGCGTCGAGGCGGCCGAGGAACTCGAATCGGTCGTCCCGGAGAACGCGACGATGGCGCAGTTCACCCTCCGCTGGATTCTCGACCACGACGCGGTGACGACCATCATCCCCGGGTCGCTCGACCCCGACCACATCGCGGACAACGTCGGGGTGTCGTCGCTGCCGTCGCTGTCCGTCGACAGACACCGACGGGTCGAGGACGTGTACGACGACTCCGTGCGCGAGCACGTCCACCACCGCTGGTGA
- a CDS encoding ribbon-helix-helix domain-containing protein yields MERVTLRIPKQQIEEVERMVETGEFPNRSEAIRSAVREMLNEQQVENRESSTKRGWAKV; encoded by the coding sequence ATGGAGCGTGTGACACTACGAATTCCGAAGCAGCAGATCGAAGAAGTCGAACGCATGGTCGAGACCGGGGAGTTCCCGAACCGGTCCGAGGCGATCCGATCCGCCGTGCGTGAGATGTTGAACGAACAACAAGTCGAGAACCGGGAATCCTCGACCAAACGCGGCTGGGCCAAGGTGTAG
- a CDS encoding DUF5789 family protein: protein MPSDERDLNRASDRKHERAESVENILEETESLVRDEQKFPVRSEELAEEYGDHPIDMPNETESLGSVFDRLEDEEEYDNAEEVREAVYGAVTGESGGTEEYNEERDLGAVDRAEGGSARNDVDGETIMDDVAADDDTERRDLPEER from the coding sequence ATGCCGAGCGATGAACGCGACCTCAACCGTGCGTCGGACCGCAAGCACGAACGCGCCGAGAGCGTCGAGAACATCCTCGAGGAGACGGAGTCGCTCGTCCGCGACGAGCAGAAGTTCCCCGTGCGCTCGGAGGAACTCGCCGAGGAGTACGGCGACCACCCCATCGACATGCCGAACGAGACGGAGTCGCTCGGGTCGGTGTTCGACCGACTCGAGGACGAGGAGGAGTACGACAACGCCGAGGAGGTCCGCGAGGCCGTCTACGGCGCCGTCACCGGCGAGTCCGGCGGCACCGAAGAGTACAACGAGGAACGCGACCTCGGCGCCGTGGACCGCGCCGAAGGGGGGAGCGCCCGAAACGACGTCGACGGCGAGACCATCATGGACGACGTGGCGGCCGACGACGACACCGAACGGCGCGACCTGCCCGAAGAGCGGTAG